Proteins encoded together in one Vigna angularis cultivar LongXiaoDou No.4 chromosome 5, ASM1680809v1, whole genome shotgun sequence window:
- the LOC128196545 gene encoding uncharacterized protein LOC128196545 isoform X1: MWRAATATHPQNWEREMRNIKDINEDAFKHLIAIPPRYWSRSRFSPTPKCDTLVNNISEAFNSVLVHTRTKPIITMLEEIRVYIMQRWAKNRSKIQSFSGPICPKIQARFTKESQATKNWIPSWSAHKLFEVRHVSQSGEKFVVNIDEFSCSCRRWSITGIPCCHSLAAMKFLNIDGQQFIPACFLKSTYEETYASIVYPINGNNMWDLTPYPDVMPPRKKVMPGRPKRKRRLEQWEIRKDDS, from the exons ATGTGGAGGGCAGCTACTGCCACTCATCCACAAAACTGGGAAAGGGAGATGAGAAACATTAAAGATATAAATGAAGACGCATTCAAGCATTTGATTGCCATCCCTCCAAG ATATTGGTCAAGGTCCAGATTCAGTCCAACACCAAAATGTGACACATTGGTCAACAATATCAGTGAGGCTTTCAACAGTGTCTTGGTTCACACCAGGACTAAACCAATCATAACAATGCTGGAAGAAATTAGGGTATACATAATGCAAAGATGGGCAAAAAACAGGTCTAAGATACAATCATTTTCAGGACCAATTTGTCCAAAGATCCAGGCCAGATTTACAAAGGAATCCCAAGCAACCAAGAATTGGATACCTAG cTGGTCAGCACACAAACTGTTTGAAGTAAGACACGTCTCCCAAAGTGGAGAAAAATTTGTTGTAAACATAGACGAGTTCTCATGCTCGTGCAGGAGATGGAGCATCACAGGAATTCCATGTTGTCACTCCCTTGCCGCAATGAAGTTTCTTAATATTGATGGCCAGCAGTTCATTCCGGCTTGCTTTCTAAAGTCCACCTATGAAGAAACCTATGCATCAATCGTATATCCCATCAACGGCAACAACATGTGGGACCTAACACCATATCCGGATGTCATGCCTCCTAGGAAAAAGGTTATGCCTGGAAGacctaaaaggaaaagaagactgGAGCAGTGGGAGATCAGAAAGGATGATTCATGA
- the LOC128196545 gene encoding uncharacterized protein LOC128196545 isoform X2: MWRAATATHPQNWEREMRNIKDINEDAFKHLIAIPPRYWSRSRFSPTPKCDTLVNNISEAFNSVLVHTRTKPIITMLEEIRVYIMQRWAKNRSKIQSFSGPICPKIQARFTKESQATKNWIPRRWSITGIPCCHSLAAMKFLNIDGQQFIPACFLKSTYEETYASIVYPINGNNMWDLTPYPDVMPPRKKVMPGRPKRKRRLEQWEIRKDDS, from the exons ATGTGGAGGGCAGCTACTGCCACTCATCCACAAAACTGGGAAAGGGAGATGAGAAACATTAAAGATATAAATGAAGACGCATTCAAGCATTTGATTGCCATCCCTCCAAG ATATTGGTCAAGGTCCAGATTCAGTCCAACACCAAAATGTGACACATTGGTCAACAATATCAGTGAGGCTTTCAACAGTGTCTTGGTTCACACCAGGACTAAACCAATCATAACAATGCTGGAAGAAATTAGGGTATACATAATGCAAAGATGGGCAAAAAACAGGTCTAAGATACAATCATTTTCAGGACCAATTTGTCCAAAGATCCAGGCCAGATTTACAAAGGAATCCCAAGCAACCAAGAATTGGATACCTAG GAGATGGAGCATCACAGGAATTCCATGTTGTCACTCCCTTGCCGCAATGAAGTTTCTTAATATTGATGGCCAGCAGTTCATTCCGGCTTGCTTTCTAAAGTCCACCTATGAAGAAACCTATGCATCAATCGTATATCCCATCAACGGCAACAACATGTGGGACCTAACACCATATCCGGATGTCATGCCTCCTAGGAAAAAGGTTATGCCTGGAAGacctaaaaggaaaagaagactgGAGCAGTGGGAGATCAGAAAGGATGATTCATGA